From one Pseudactinotalea sp. HY158 genomic stretch:
- a CDS encoding FtsW/RodA/SpoVE family cell cycle protein codes for MATVAAARPGAGRGSELVLLAVAVAIGVGGLALVGLGVEGEIPGDLPVYAAVLAGVSVALHLVLRWRAPHADPVMVPIVVALTGLGLAMIYRLDLAAVARGRAGGAADRQLLWTLVGAAAAIAVIVLLTDHRLLRRLPYLAGGAGLLLLLSPLLPVIGQRINGAQLWVNVAGVQFQPAEPAKILLAIFFAAYLVTHRDSLTLAGPKVLGMQLPRIADFGPLLIVWAASIVVLVVQRDLGTSLLFFGLFVAMLYVSTERVSWILIGLGLFAVGVILAVNTFGHVAARFDIWLHALDPDVYFAPYGSGQLVDGLFGLAAGGLLGTGWGQGHPYLVPYANSDFIIASLGEELGLTGLMAILLMYLILIQRGLRASIGVRDGFGKLLGSGFAFVIAFQCFIIVGGVTRLIPLTGLTTPFLAAGGSSLVSNWIIVAILLRISDAARSPAPEAGPLGNETVAIAIDALRTDDAARPGRERPVTPGTPVTPVAPGDEYPTQELRR; via the coding sequence ATGGCCACCGTCGCCGCGGCCCGCCCGGGCGCCGGCCGCGGCTCCGAGCTCGTGCTGCTCGCCGTGGCGGTGGCGATCGGGGTGGGCGGGCTCGCCCTCGTCGGCCTCGGCGTGGAGGGGGAGATCCCGGGTGACCTGCCCGTGTACGCCGCCGTGCTCGCCGGGGTGAGCGTGGCGCTCCATCTCGTGCTCCGGTGGCGCGCACCCCACGCCGACCCGGTCATGGTGCCGATCGTCGTCGCCCTCACGGGCCTCGGGCTGGCGATGATCTACCGCCTCGACCTCGCCGCCGTGGCCCGGGGCCGCGCCGGCGGCGCCGCCGACCGGCAACTGCTGTGGACCCTCGTGGGCGCGGCCGCGGCGATCGCCGTGATCGTGCTGCTCACCGATCACCGGCTGCTGCGGCGGCTGCCCTACCTCGCCGGGGGCGCCGGCCTGCTGCTGCTGCTCTCGCCGCTGCTGCCCGTGATCGGCCAGCGGATCAACGGCGCCCAGCTGTGGGTGAACGTGGCCGGCGTCCAGTTCCAGCCGGCGGAGCCCGCCAAGATCCTGCTGGCGATCTTCTTCGCCGCGTATCTCGTGACCCATCGCGACTCCCTCACCCTCGCCGGGCCGAAGGTGCTCGGGATGCAGCTGCCCCGGATCGCCGACTTCGGGCCGCTGCTCATCGTGTGGGCGGCCTCGATCGTCGTGCTCGTGGTGCAGCGCGACCTGGGCACGAGCCTGCTGTTCTTCGGTCTGTTCGTGGCGATGCTGTACGTGTCCACCGAGCGGGTGAGCTGGATCCTCATCGGGCTCGGATTGTTCGCCGTCGGGGTGATCCTCGCCGTGAACACGTTCGGGCACGTCGCGGCCCGCTTCGACATCTGGCTCCACGCCCTCGACCCGGACGTCTACTTCGCCCCGTACGGCTCCGGCCAGCTGGTCGACGGGCTCTTCGGCCTGGCCGCCGGCGGGCTGCTCGGCACCGGCTGGGGCCAGGGCCACCCCTACCTCGTGCCGTACGCGAACTCCGACTTCATCATCGCCTCGCTCGGGGAGGAGCTGGGCCTCACGGGCCTCATGGCGATCCTGCTCATGTATCTCATCCTCATCCAGCGCGGGCTGCGGGCCTCGATCGGCGTGCGCGACGGCTTCGGCAAGCTCCTCGGCTCGGGCTTCGCGTTCGTCATCGCCTTCCAGTGCTTCATCATCGTCGGCGGCGTCACCCGCCTCATCCCGCTCACCGGCCTGACCACCCCGTTCCTCGCCGCCGGCGGCTCGAGCCTCGTGTCCAACTGGATCATCGTGGCGATCCTGCTGCGCATCTCCGACGCCGCCCGCAGCCCCGCCCCCGAGGCCGGACCGCTCGGGAACGAAACCGTGGCGATCGCGATCGACGCACTGCGTACGGACGACGCAGCTCGCCCCGGGCGCGAGCGTCCGGTCACGCCGGGCACGCCGGTCACGCCGGTGGCCCCGGGCGACGAGTACCCAACCCAGGAGCTGCGGCGATGA
- a CDS encoding Stp1/IreP family PP2C-type Ser/Thr phosphatase — protein MAISLHYAARSDVGLIRANNQDSGYAGPNLLVLADGMGGAAGGDIASSVAVAHLAALDGDDHGADDILELLTGALTDAHTDLIEYSRARPELAGLGTTVVAMLVSGRTAAMVHVGDSRAYLLREHSLHQITQDHTFVQYLIDTGQITPAEAENHPQRSVILRVLGDSTDEVELDETVRELKAGDRWLLCSDGLSGMVSDETIAETLRHVTDPGACAEQLVDLALRGGGQDNITVVVADVTDDSAGASTVPQVVGAAAIDRARPTRGGSSAAARAAALVAAHTGAAPGADELEDDARDVDAPPRRRPWVRLLAVLVPLALLVTAVVLGYQWTQTQYFVAPDGDYVAIYQGVPQSIGPVELSHVTERTVIRLDDLPPFAQSRVERGISAVSLADATTIVAELTGEAR, from the coding sequence ATGGCGATCTCGCTCCACTACGCCGCGCGCTCGGACGTGGGCCTCATCCGGGCCAACAACCAGGACTCCGGCTACGCGGGCCCGAACCTGCTCGTGCTCGCCGACGGCATGGGCGGGGCCGCCGGGGGCGACATCGCCTCCTCGGTCGCGGTGGCCCACCTCGCGGCCCTCGACGGTGACGACCACGGCGCGGACGACATCCTCGAGCTGCTCACGGGGGCGCTGACCGACGCCCACACGGACCTGATCGAGTACTCCCGCGCCCGCCCCGAGCTGGCCGGGCTGGGCACGACGGTCGTGGCGATGCTCGTCTCGGGGCGCACGGCCGCGATGGTCCACGTCGGCGACTCCCGGGCGTATCTGCTGCGCGAGCACTCCCTGCACCAGATCACCCAGGACCACACGTTCGTGCAGTACCTCATCGACACCGGCCAGATCACCCCGGCCGAGGCCGAGAACCATCCCCAACGCTCCGTGATCCTGCGGGTGCTGGGAGATTCGACGGACGAGGTCGAGCTCGACGAGACCGTGCGCGAGCTCAAGGCCGGCGACCGGTGGCTGCTGTGTTCGGACGGGCTCTCGGGGATGGTCTCGGACGAGACGATCGCCGAGACGCTGCGGCACGTGACCGATCCCGGCGCGTGCGCCGAACAGCTCGTGGATCTCGCGCTGCGCGGGGGCGGGCAGGACAACATCACCGTGGTCGTGGCCGACGTGACCGACGACTCGGCCGGTGCCTCGACCGTGCCGCAGGTGGTCGGTGCCGCCGCGATCGACCGGGCCCGGCCCACCCGGGGCGGTTCGAGCGCGGCCGCCCGCGCCGCCGCGCTCGTGGCGGCGCACACGGGGGCCGCCCCGGGGGCGGACGAGCTCGAGGACGACGCCCGCGACGTCGACGCCCCACCTCGCCGCCGGCCGTGGGTGCGGCTGCTCGCCGTGCTCGTTCCGCTCGCGCTGCTCGTCACGGCCGTGGTGCTCGGCTACCAGTGGACCCAGACCCAGTACTTCGTGGCCCCGGACGGGGACTATGTGGCGATCTACCAGGGCGTGCCGCAATCGATCGGGCCGGTCGAGCTGTCCCACGTGACCGAACGCACGGTCATCCGCCTGGACGACCTGCCCCCGTTCGCGCAGTCGCGGGTGGAACGCGGGATCAGCGCCGTGAGCCTCGCCGATGCGACGACGATCGTGGCCGAGCTGACCGGGGAGGCCCGCTGA
- a CDS encoding FHA domain-containing protein → MSNLSELVVTVLRLGFLAMLWLFVLSAIGVLRRDIFGTRIFARGSVHATRPARERAEKDDRADRSNRALGRLVVTAGPLGGTSMRLGESAILIGRDPSCTLVLDDDYSSSRHARIFPAGGAWYVEDLGSTNGTFVASRRISTPVVLGAGTPIRIGQTIIELRR, encoded by the coding sequence ATGAGCAACCTCTCCGAGCTCGTGGTCACGGTGCTGCGCCTGGGATTCCTGGCGATGCTGTGGCTCTTCGTGCTCAGCGCGATCGGGGTGCTCCGCCGCGACATCTTCGGCACCCGCATCTTCGCCCGCGGCAGCGTCCACGCGACCCGCCCGGCCCGGGAGCGCGCCGAGAAGGACGACCGCGCCGACCGGTCGAACCGGGCGCTGGGCCGACTCGTGGTCACCGCCGGCCCGCTCGGCGGCACGAGCATGCGGCTGGGCGAATCCGCCATCCTCATCGGCCGCGACCCCTCCTGCACGCTCGTGCTCGACGACGACTACTCCTCCTCCCGACACGCCCGCATCTTCCCCGCCGGCGGCGCCTGGTACGTCGAGGACCTCGGGTCGACCAACGGCACGTTCGTGGCCTCGCGGCGGATCTCGACCCCGGTCGTGCTCGGCGCCGGCACCCCGATCCGGATCGGGCAGACGATCATCGAATTGCGCAGGTGA
- a CDS encoding DUF3662 and FHA domain-containing protein, with product MGVLDRFEKGVERALSNTFAKAFKTELKPVDIASAIRRDMDERTAALSRGRTVVPNAFVVELGPTDSEQVDSWGSDVLADELAASATEHATAQRYVFVGPVEVTFEEVEDLQAGRFRVRSSSRRGTVAPATTAPARNHPIVDIDGQRYLLTGAVTVIGRGSEADIIVDDSGVSRRHLEIRATPDGIIATDLGSTNGTYVEGHHIEAATLVDGNTLTIGRTRILFWTGADSGDG from the coding sequence GTGGGAGTTCTCGACCGGTTCGAGAAGGGCGTCGAGCGTGCCCTGAGCAACACGTTCGCCAAGGCGTTCAAGACCGAGCTCAAGCCGGTGGACATCGCCTCGGCGATCCGCCGCGACATGGACGAGCGCACCGCCGCGCTCTCCCGTGGGCGCACCGTGGTGCCGAACGCGTTCGTGGTCGAGCTCGGACCGACCGACTCCGAGCAGGTCGACTCGTGGGGCTCCGACGTCCTCGCCGACGAGCTCGCCGCGAGCGCCACCGAGCACGCGACCGCCCAGCGCTACGTGTTCGTGGGCCCGGTCGAGGTGACCTTCGAGGAGGTCGAGGATCTGCAGGCCGGCCGCTTCCGGGTGCGTTCCTCCTCCCGCCGCGGCACGGTCGCGCCGGCGACCACCGCGCCCGCCCGCAACCATCCGATCGTCGACATCGACGGCCAGCGCTACCTGCTCACGGGCGCGGTCACCGTGATCGGCCGCGGCAGCGAGGCCGACATCATCGTCGACGACTCCGGCGTCTCCCGGCGCCACCTGGAGATCCGGGCCACGCCGGACGGGATCATCGCGACCGATCTCGGCTCCACGAACGGCACCTACGTCGAGGGCCACCACATCGAGGCGGCCACGCTCGTCGACGGCAACACCCTGACGATCGGGCGCACCCGCATCCTGTTCTGGACCGGTGCCGATTCGGGTGACGGATGA
- a CDS encoding DUF433 domain-containing protein: MSNVVSRLDRITVDPSICHGAPTIRGMRLRVHDVLELLASGMTYEEILTDYDELERDDILAVLEFAALDSAGRRQRVVA, from the coding sequence ATGAGCAATGTCGTCAGCCGACTCGACCGGATCACGGTCGACCCGTCGATCTGCCATGGCGCCCCGACAATCCGCGGCATGCGACTGCGCGTGCACGACGTCCTCGAACTGCTGGCCTCCGGCATGACCTACGAAGAGATCCTGACCGACTACGACGAGCTTGAACGAGACGACATTCTCGCCGTTCTGGAGTTCGCCGCACTCGACTCCGCCGGCCGTCGCCAACGCGTCGTGGCGTGA
- a CDS encoding SPW repeat protein → MKRWTRWQDWVAVAAGLYAALASIWTTPRTGATVSLMIVLGVLMIIAGLWSLAAPGFVSMEWILAVLSALLFISPWVTSYAGMSGPAWTSWICGGVGVIAGLWALAPAEKVHHTTHGGGQVAHA, encoded by the coding sequence ATGAAGAGGTGGACACGATGGCAGGACTGGGTGGCGGTGGCCGCCGGCCTGTATGCGGCCCTGGCAAGCATCTGGACGACCCCGCGTACCGGCGCGACGGTCTCCCTGATGATCGTGCTGGGCGTGCTGATGATCATCGCAGGGCTATGGAGCCTGGCCGCGCCGGGCTTCGTATCGATGGAGTGGATACTCGCAGTGCTCTCGGCGCTGCTGTTCATCTCCCCATGGGTGACGAGCTACGCCGGCATGTCCGGCCCCGCCTGGACCTCATGGATCTGCGGAGGTGTCGGTGTGATCGCCGGCCTGTGGGCGCTCGCGCCCGCGGAGAAGGTGCACCACACGACGCACGGCGGCGGCCAGGTCGCGCACGCGTGA
- a CDS encoding TetR/AcrR family transcriptional regulator has translation MRAEAGTRARERILDAAAVLFAQRGFDGSSTARIAHAAGVPKGLLFYYFPTKPDILGALLEERFVVAPFDTGPLTVRGDPAQTLMNLSERVLRNHAESEILREIIWHESHTRPEVLAALTRYRQALNGSIQRALAASLPGHINEDVIRAAAAAWAALITARPLGGEGDGRGAIHAVANLRAVAQLLTAGLRAAPAGA, from the coding sequence ATGCGCGCCGAGGCCGGCACCCGCGCCCGTGAGCGGATTCTCGACGCCGCGGCTGTGCTCTTCGCCCAGCGTGGCTTCGACGGGTCGTCGACGGCGCGCATCGCGCACGCCGCGGGCGTGCCGAAGGGGCTGCTCTTCTACTACTTCCCGACCAAGCCGGACATCCTCGGCGCGCTCCTGGAGGAGCGGTTCGTGGTGGCGCCCTTCGACACGGGGCCGCTCACCGTGCGGGGCGATCCGGCTCAGACCCTCATGAACCTGAGTGAGCGGGTACTGCGCAACCACGCCGAATCGGAGATCCTGCGGGAGATCATCTGGCACGAGTCGCATACGCGGCCCGAGGTGCTCGCCGCGCTCACGCGCTACCGGCAGGCACTGAACGGTTCGATCCAACGCGCCTTGGCGGCCAGCCTGCCGGGCCACATCAACGAGGACGTGATCCGGGCAGCGGCGGCGGCGTGGGCCGCGCTCATCACGGCCCGCCCGCTCGGGGGCGAGGGGGACGGTCGCGGGGCGATCCATGCCGTGGCGAACCTGCGCGCGGTCGCGCAGCTGCTCACCGCGGGACTGCGTGCCGCGCCGGCGGGGGCGTGA
- a CDS encoding DUF6186 family protein has product MRLITIAVYSLCLAAALILTAWSHRHPDRVTPVAGLLDSILSARAARITLLVFWWWLGWHFLVS; this is encoded by the coding sequence ATGCGCCTGATCACGATCGCCGTCTACTCGCTCTGCCTCGCCGCGGCCCTCATCCTGACCGCCTGGTCGCACCGCCATCCGGATCGGGTGACGCCGGTCGCCGGGCTGCTCGACTCGATCCTCTCCGCCCGGGCCGCCCGCATCACGCTGCTCGTGTTCTGGTGGTGGCTCGGGTGGCACTTCCTGGTCAGCTGA
- a CDS encoding class II aldolase/adducin family protein, with amino-acid sequence MTIILTPTEHHLIEQLVDAGNVAVTRGLVHATGGNLSAREPGSDRFLVTGAATQLDRLTPADFTVVSLSGRRLGGADRPSSEWKLHQRTYVERSDAGAIVHVHPQYAVLLDALDLPIRHLTLDHAHYVASIGQVPFFPNGSDELADGAAAQAHDHNCIVLSNHGCSTIGDDVLMALRRALLLEESATMTFRALQLGDRTTTFGEGIRLMHA; translated from the coding sequence TTGACCATCATCTTGACTCCGACCGAGCACCATCTCATCGAACAACTCGTCGACGCCGGGAACGTGGCCGTCACTCGCGGCCTGGTCCACGCCACCGGCGGCAATCTCTCGGCCCGCGAACCCGGATCCGACCGATTCCTCGTCACCGGGGCCGCCACCCAGTTGGACCGGCTCACGCCCGCCGACTTCACCGTCGTGTCGCTGTCCGGGCGGCGGCTCGGCGGCGCCGACCGCCCCTCGAGCGAGTGGAAGCTCCACCAGCGCACCTACGTCGAGCGCTCCGACGCCGGGGCGATCGTGCACGTCCACCCGCAGTACGCGGTGCTGCTCGACGCCCTCGACCTGCCGATCCGCCACCTGACGCTCGACCACGCCCACTACGTCGCGTCGATCGGCCAGGTGCCGTTCTTCCCGAACGGGTCGGACGAACTGGCCGACGGGGCCGCCGCCCAGGCGCACGATCACAACTGCATCGTGCTCAGCAACCACGGCTGCTCGACGATCGGGGACGACGTCCTCATGGCACTGCGGCGTGCCCTCCTGCTGGAAGAGTCGGCGACCATGACCTTCCGCGCGCTGCAACTGGGCGACCGGACCACGACCTTCGGCGAGGGCATCCGACTCATGCACGCGTAG
- a CDS encoding DeoR/GlpR family DNA-binding transcription regulator, producing MDDDVSRDHTETNPRAKGDRLEYITSAVRESGFVNVDRLVDSLGVSRMTIHRDLHELQELGVLRKVRGGASAQRSTGFESDLLYRRGHSVEEKQRIAAAAAELASDGDVVIIDDSTSALAVVPHLVQRDPLTIITNCLPVMQGASAHPHVKLIGLGGQFIPGYGAFLGMMCEGNLEDLYADVLFASTSSLRGATLYHQDQRVVTTKRAMVAAARRRVLLMDHTKFARGALYRLGEVCEFTDVIVDDGVPEADLQPIRDEGVNVLVA from the coding sequence TTGGACGACGACGTGAGCCGCGACCACACCGAGACGAATCCACGAGCGAAGGGCGATCGGCTCGAGTACATCACGAGTGCGGTGCGCGAATCCGGCTTCGTTAACGTCGACCGGCTCGTCGACTCCCTCGGCGTCAGCCGGATGACGATCCATCGCGACCTGCACGAACTCCAGGAGCTGGGGGTTCTGCGCAAAGTCCGCGGTGGTGCCTCCGCGCAGCGGTCGACCGGCTTCGAGAGCGACCTGCTGTACCGGCGCGGCCACTCGGTCGAGGAGAAGCAGCGCATCGCCGCCGCTGCGGCCGAACTGGCCTCCGACGGCGACGTCGTCATCATCGACGACTCGACCAGCGCCCTCGCGGTGGTGCCGCACCTCGTCCAGCGCGATCCGCTGACGATCATCACGAACTGCCTACCGGTCATGCAGGGGGCGAGCGCCCACCCGCACGTGAAGCTCATCGGCCTCGGCGGACAGTTCATCCCGGGTTACGGCGCATTCCTCGGGATGATGTGCGAGGGCAACCTCGAGGACCTCTACGCCGACGTGCTGTTCGCCTCGACCTCCTCGCTGCGGGGGGCGACGCTCTACCATCAGGATCAGCGGGTGGTCACCACCAAGCGGGCGATGGTGGCCGCCGCCCGGCGCCGGGTCCTGCTCATGGATCACACGAAGTTCGCCCGGGGCGCCCTCTATCGGCTCGGCGAAGTCTGCGAGTTCACGGACGTCATCGTCGATGACGGCGTGCCGGAGGCGGACCTCCAACCGATTCGCGACGAGGGCGTCAACGTGCTCGTCGCCTGA
- a CDS encoding carbohydrate kinase family protein, with product MSQVVSFGAHIADALGWPFTAVPPGQQLSFLEEIKFTVAGTAAAPSVNLAKLGVDVTTVGRVGDDTIGEFVRTTMARYGVNTEHLLVDPGLQTSASLLPIRTDGSRPALHVIGANAALTEDDVPWDVVGEASVFHLGGAFILPGIDGAPMARILQRAKALGATTTVDFLMSPRPDAQELIAPALPFIDYVMPNIEEAGWLVGTEERGEIIGWLHEHGVGCTVLTLGGDGVSIAPAGAEEVVLPAYAIDVVDTTGCGDAFTAGFISGLLEGLSPAEAAERGLACGSLVATGLGSDAGIVDLAQVEEFRVAHPRLSS from the coding sequence ATGTCACAGGTCGTCTCCTTCGGCGCGCACATCGCGGACGCGCTCGGCTGGCCCTTCACCGCCGTGCCGCCCGGACAGCAGCTCAGCTTCCTCGAGGAGATCAAGTTCACGGTCGCCGGAACGGCCGCGGCACCCTCGGTCAACCTCGCGAAGCTCGGTGTGGACGTCACGACGGTCGGGCGCGTGGGCGACGACACGATCGGCGAGTTCGTCCGCACCACCATGGCTCGCTACGGCGTGAACACCGAGCACCTGCTCGTCGACCCGGGGCTGCAGACCTCCGCGAGCCTCCTGCCCATCCGAACCGACGGATCCCGGCCCGCGCTGCACGTCATCGGCGCGAACGCCGCACTGACGGAGGACGACGTGCCGTGGGACGTCGTCGGTGAGGCGAGCGTCTTCCATCTCGGCGGGGCGTTCATCCTGCCGGGGATCGACGGCGCCCCCATGGCCCGCATCCTGCAGCGCGCGAAGGCGTTGGGAGCGACGACGACCGTCGACTTCCTCATGAGCCCGCGACCGGACGCCCAGGAGCTCATCGCCCCAGCCCTGCCGTTCATCGACTACGTCATGCCGAACATCGAGGAGGCAGGGTGGCTCGTCGGCACGGAGGAGCGCGGTGAGATCATCGGCTGGCTGCACGAGCACGGCGTGGGGTGCACCGTGCTGACCCTGGGCGGCGACGGCGTGAGCATCGCGCCGGCCGGCGCCGAGGAGGTCGTGCTGCCCGCCTACGCGATCGACGTCGTCGACACGACGGGGTGCGGAGACGCGTTCACCGCGGGCTTCATCTCCGGACTCCTCGAGGGACTGTCGCCCGCCGAAGCAGCCGAACGCGGCCTCGCCTGTGGCAGTCTCGTTGCTACCGGATTGGGATCGGACGCCGGGATCGTGGATCTGGCTCAGGTCGAGGAGTTCCGCGTCGCACACCCCCGACTCTCGAGCTGA
- a CDS encoding substrate-binding domain-containing protein, whose amino-acid sequence MKVRIRTALSGIAALGAIGALAACGTTGSQDGGAPTGEGKDGPYQIATVPKVDGISWFEAMANGVEQFDEDLGDEVDAWQIGPDTEDAAKQVQIIEDLIAQNVDAMVVVPNDPQALEPALTKARERGIVVITHEAPALAGTEAVDYDLEAFDNAVFGERMFEKLAEGMGGEGTFVGMVGSLTSETHMAWYNAGIAYLEENYPEITPVTAQPYEDNNDDATARANALEILRAYPDLDGFVNGSVSAGANFSAVLKEKNNTHVTVSSLSLPSVAGPYLEEGWTYSAQTWNPAGAGYAGNVLALKLLQGETIESGIDLGFEGYESVTVDGEMVVGDAIMMLEKGQFPDGYPF is encoded by the coding sequence ATGAAGGTTCGTATCCGCACGGCGCTCAGCGGCATCGCCGCCCTGGGGGCGATCGGAGCACTCGCCGCCTGCGGCACCACCGGCAGCCAGGACGGCGGTGCACCGACGGGCGAGGGGAAGGACGGCCCGTACCAGATCGCCACGGTTCCCAAGGTCGACGGCATCTCGTGGTTCGAGGCGATGGCGAACGGCGTCGAGCAGTTCGACGAGGACCTCGGCGATGAGGTCGACGCCTGGCAGATCGGCCCGGACACGGAGGATGCGGCGAAGCAGGTACAGATCATCGAAGACCTGATCGCGCAGAACGTCGACGCGATGGTCGTCGTCCCGAACGACCCGCAGGCATTGGAGCCGGCGCTGACCAAGGCGCGTGAGCGCGGCATCGTGGTCATCACGCACGAGGCGCCCGCCCTCGCGGGCACCGAGGCGGTCGACTACGACCTCGAGGCGTTCGACAACGCGGTGTTCGGCGAGCGGATGTTCGAGAAGCTCGCGGAGGGCATGGGCGGCGAGGGCACGTTCGTCGGCATGGTCGGCTCGCTCACCTCCGAGACCCACATGGCCTGGTACAACGCCGGCATCGCCTACCTCGAGGAGAACTATCCCGAGATCACGCCGGTGACCGCGCAGCCGTACGAGGACAACAACGACGACGCGACCGCCCGGGCGAACGCCTTGGAGATCCTCCGCGCCTACCCGGACCTCGACGGCTTCGTCAACGGTTCGGTGTCGGCCGGGGCGAACTTCTCGGCCGTGCTCAAGGAGAAGAACAACACCCACGTCACCGTGTCGAGCCTGTCGCTGCCGTCGGTCGCCGGGCCCTATCTCGAGGAGGGCTGGACCTACTCCGCGCAGACCTGGAACCCCGCCGGTGCCGGCTATGCGGGCAACGTGCTCGCGCTCAAGCTCCTCCAGGGCGAGACGATCGAGTCCGGCATCGACCTCGGCTTCGAGGGCTACGAGTCGGTCACGGTCGACGGCGAGATGGTCGTCGGCGACGCGATCATGATGCTCGAGAAGGGGCAGTTCCCGGACGGCTATCCGTTCTGA
- a CDS encoding sugar ABC transporter ATP-binding protein, whose product MSDPILVAEDLSISFGDVRALKGVDVTIARGEVRCLAGENGSGKSTFVKIVSGVYEPTGGTATVNGRRIEANDPRAAIAAGVQVIYQDLSLFDHLSVAENIAMNAMLHHGARLVSRRRQQEIAAVQLERMRVDLPLDASVGTLSMANKQLVAIARALSLDARILFMDEPTTALTTKEVKRLLTIVHELKESGLAIVFISHKLDEVFEIADTITVFRDGAKVGDFAAEDLDSASLSYHMTGREVLYNEFERFPRPDDATRPPLLEVRNLTRRGNYRDISFAVRAGDIVGLTGLLGAGRTELALSLYGLNKPDSGEILVNGRAVRIEQPWDAIDLGIALVPEDRGTQGLFGEQSTAINSTSPQLDKILTRWRTLDQKAEHDIATAVIDEMRVNNKNPDAIAGRLSGGNQQKVVIGKWIATDPAVFILDSPTVGIDIGSKAEIYDQIQTLTAAGMGVVLISDEPEEIVANCNRVIVMHEGDVIATFGDDDRRLPGFTERLADVIADPTSAQALAPGETR is encoded by the coding sequence ATGAGTGATCCCATCCTCGTGGCGGAGGACCTGTCGATCTCGTTTGGCGATGTTCGCGCCCTCAAGGGCGTCGACGTGACGATCGCCAGAGGCGAGGTCCGCTGCCTCGCCGGCGAGAACGGCAGCGGCAAGTCCACCTTCGTCAAGATCGTCTCGGGCGTGTACGAGCCTACGGGCGGCACCGCCACGGTCAACGGCCGCCGGATCGAGGCGAATGATCCACGCGCTGCGATCGCGGCCGGCGTCCAGGTGATCTACCAGGACCTATCACTCTTCGACCACCTGAGCGTCGCCGAGAACATCGCCATGAACGCGATGCTGCACCATGGCGCCCGCCTCGTCAGCCGGCGACGCCAGCAGGAGATCGCCGCCGTGCAGCTCGAGCGGATGCGCGTGGACCTGCCTCTCGATGCGTCGGTGGGCACGTTGTCCATGGCGAACAAGCAACTCGTCGCGATCGCCCGGGCCCTGAGCCTGGACGCGCGCATCCTCTTCATGGACGAGCCGACCACGGCGCTGACCACGAAAGAGGTCAAGCGACTCCTGACGATCGTCCACGAGCTGAAGGAGTCGGGCCTCGCGATCGTCTTCATCAGTCACAAGCTGGACGAGGTCTTCGAGATCGCCGACACGATCACGGTCTTCCGGGACGGCGCCAAGGTCGGCGACTTCGCGGCCGAGGACCTGGACTCGGCGTCTCTGAGTTACCACATGACCGGCCGAGAGGTGCTGTACAACGAGTTCGAGCGTTTCCCCAGGCCCGACGACGCGACCCGGCCGCCGTTGCTCGAGGTCCGCAATCTCACCCGCCGGGGGAACTACCGCGACATCAGCTTCGCCGTGCGCGCGGGGGACATCGTCGGCCTCACGGGCCTGCTCGGGGCGGGGCGTACGGAACTCGCCCTGAGCCTGTACGGCCTGAACAAGCCCGACAGTGGCGAGATCCTGGTGAACGGCCGGGCAGTGCGGATCGAGCAACCCTGGGATGCCATCGATCTCGGCATCGCCCTCGTGCCGGAGGACCGCGGCACCCAGGGGCTCTTCGGAGAGCAAAGCACTGCGATCAACTCGACGTCGCCTCAGCTGGACAAGATCCTCACCCGGTGGCGCACGCTCGATCAGAAGGCGGAACACGACATCGCCACGGCCGTCATCGACGAGATGCGCGTGAACAACAAGAACCCGGACGCGATCGCCGGGCGGCTGTCCGGTGGCAATCAGCAGAAGGTCGTCATCGGCAAGTGGATCGCCACGGATCCGGCCGTGTTCATCCTCGACAGTCCGACGGTCGGGATCGACATCGGCTCCAAGGCCGAGATCTACGACCAGATCCAGACCCTGACCGCCGCCGGAATGGGCGTCGTCCTCATCTCGGACGAGCCCGAGGAGATCGTCGCGAACTGCAATCGCGTCATCGTCATGCACGAGGGCGACGTGATCGCGACCTTCGGCGACGACGACCGTCGTCTGCCCGGATTCACGGAGCGGCTCGCGGACGTCATCGCCGATCCCACCAGCGCTCAGGCCCTTGCACCAGGAGAGACCCGATGA